The Prevotella melaninogenica genome window below encodes:
- a CDS encoding YitT family protein, giving the protein MTIDQQLIRSEAKDYFFLTVGLIIYAAAFTVFLMPYEIVTGGVTGMSAVIYYATGFKIENTYMIINISLLIVALKILGFKFLMKTIYAIFALYFLLIFAQDLMPKDAAGHMVKMLGEDQAFMSLIIGCSLTGTGLAIVFLNNGSTGGTDIIAACVNKYHDISLGQVLMGVDILIVGSCLFFPQFGDVMERLHKMVFGYCTMFIECFMLDHVMNMRRESVQFMIFSWKHEEIAKAIVEETEHALTILDGHGWYTGNDMKVICLLAKRNESKTIFRIIKMVDPTAFVSQSSVIGVYGEGFDQIKIKAKKEMKKQEKKLAEAMKKPANEQK; this is encoded by the coding sequence ATGACCATTGATCAACAACTCATCCGATCCGAAGCCAAAGATTACTTTTTCTTGACCGTTGGCTTAATTATTTACGCTGCTGCCTTTACCGTCTTTCTAATGCCTTATGAGATAGTAACGGGTGGAGTGACGGGTATGTCTGCCGTAATCTACTATGCTACGGGTTTTAAGATTGAGAATACTTACATGATTATCAACATTTCGTTGTTGATAGTTGCTTTGAAGATATTGGGCTTTAAGTTCCTGATGAAGACCATCTATGCTATCTTTGCCCTTTATTTCCTATTGATTTTTGCGCAGGATCTGATGCCTAAGGATGCTGCAGGACACATGGTGAAGATGCTCGGTGAAGACCAAGCTTTTATGTCATTGATTATTGGTTGTAGCCTTACAGGTACGGGATTGGCAATCGTCTTCTTAAATAATGGAAGTACGGGTGGTACGGATATCATTGCTGCCTGTGTCAATAAGTATCATGATATCTCGTTGGGACAGGTCTTAATGGGCGTTGACATCTTGATTGTGGGTAGCTGTTTGTTCTTCCCTCAGTTTGGTGATGTCATGGAACGCTTGCATAAGATGGTCTTTGGTTACTGTACGATGTTCATCGAGTGTTTTATGTTAGACCACGTGATGAATATGAGACGCGAGTCAGTACAGTTCATGATCTTCTCTTGGAAACATGAGGAAATAGCCAAAGCGATTGTTGAGGAGACCGAGCATGCGCTGACTATCCTTGACGGACATGGTTGGTACACTGGTAATGATATGAAGGTTATCTGCTTGTTGGCAAAGCGTAACGAGAGTAAAACTATCTTCCGTATCATCAAGATGGTCGACCCAACAGCCTTTGTAAGCCAGAGTTCGGTTATCGGTGTCTATGGTGAAGGCTTCGATCAGATAAAGATTAAGGCTAAAAAGGAAATGAAAAAGCAGGAAAAGAAGTTGGCTGAAGCCATGAAAAAGCCTGCGAATGAACAGAAATAA
- a CDS encoding non-canonical purine NTP diphosphatase produces the protein MKIVFATNNKHKLEEIKDILGKDFEIVSLAEIGCHEDIPETGATLEENARQKSSYVVEHYGQNCFADDTGLEVEALGGEPGVHSARYAKGTDHDSEANMRKLLANLEGKANRKAYFRTIISLIIDGVEHQFEGKVEGRIATENHGTEGFGYDPIFIPEGYDKSFAELGEEIKNQISHRARAVKKLAEYLGKLKG, from the coding sequence ATGAAAATAGTATTTGCAACAAATAATAAACACAAGTTAGAAGAGATTAAGGACATCCTTGGAAAGGACTTTGAAATCGTTTCTTTGGCTGAGATTGGCTGTCATGAGGATATCCCTGAGACTGGAGCAACACTGGAGGAGAATGCACGTCAGAAGTCTTCTTACGTCGTTGAACACTACGGTCAGAACTGTTTTGCTGACGATACTGGACTTGAGGTGGAGGCGCTCGGTGGTGAACCCGGTGTACATTCAGCTCGTTATGCAAAGGGAACTGACCACGATAGCGAGGCGAATATGCGTAAGCTATTGGCAAACTTAGAAGGGAAAGCCAATCGTAAAGCCTACTTTCGCACCATTATCTCACTCATCATTGATGGTGTAGAACATCAGTTTGAGGGTAAGGTAGAGGGTAGAATCGCTACCGAGAATCATGGAACAGAGGGTTTCGGATATGACCCTATCTTCATTCCAGAGGGTTATGACAAGAGCTTTGCAGAACTTGGTGAGGAGATAAAGAACCAGATTTCTCATCGTGCAAGGGCTGTAAAGAAGTTGGCGGAATACTTGGGAAAGCTGAAAGGATAA